In Struthio camelus isolate bStrCam1 chromosome 4, bStrCam1.hap1, whole genome shotgun sequence, a genomic segment contains:
- the SGCB gene encoding beta-sarcoglycan isoform X1 yields MAAAASEQQSSNGPVKKSMREKAVERRNVNKEHNSNFKAGYIPIDEDRLHKTGLRGRKGNLAICVIVLLFILAVINLIITLVIWAVIRIGPNGCDSMEFHESGLLRFKQVSDMGVIHPLYKSTVGGRRNEDLVITGNNQPIVFQQGTTKLSVEKDKTSITSDIGMEFVDPRTQNTLFSTDYETHEFHLPNGVKILNVQKASTERITSNATSDLNIKVDGRAIVRGNEGVFITGKTIEFRMGGNMELKAENSIILNGTVMVSPSRLPSSSYGEQFNNGNWLRFKLCMCADGTLFKVQVTGYNMGCQTSVNPCGATH; encoded by the exons AACGGCCCCGTGAAGAAGTCTATGCGTGAGAAGGCTGTGGAGCGCAGGAATGTTAATAAGGAGCACAACAGTAACTTTAAAGCGGGATACATTCCCATCGATGAAGACCGTCTCCACAAGACAGGCTTACGGGGCAGGAAAGGCAACTTGGCCATTTGTGTGAttgttcttcttttcattttggcTGTCATCAATTTGATT ATTACACTTGTTATTTGGGCTGTAATTCGAATTGGTCCCAACGGTTGTGACAGTATGGAGTTTCATGAGAGCGGCTTACTGCGATTTAAGCAAGTTTCTGACATGGGCGTTATACATCCATTATATAAAAGCACTGTAGGAGGTAGACGTAATGAAGATTTGGTGATTACTGGAAATAATCAGCCT ATTGTATTTCAGCAAGGAACAACAAAGCTCAGTGTGGAGAAGGACAAAACTTCTATTACCAGTGACATTGGCATGGAATTTGTTGACCCAAGGACACAAAACACCTTGTTCAGCACAGACTATGAAACTCATGAGTTTCATCTGCCAAATGGAGTTAAAATCTTGAATGTACAAAAAGCTTCTACAGAGAGG ATTACCAGCAATGCAACCAGTGATCTAAACATAAAGGTTGATGGACGTGCTATTGTCCGTGGAAATGAAGGAGTTTTCATTACAGGCAAGACCATTGAGTTTCGCATGGGAGGTAACATGGAACTTAAAGCA GAAAACAGCATTATCCTGAATGGAACTGTGATGGTCAGCCCATCTCGACTGCCAAGTTCTTCTTATGGGGAACAGTTTAATAATGGTAACTGGTTACGTTTCAAGCTCTGTATGTGCGCAGATGGAACACTGTTCAAAGTTCAAGTGACAGGATATAACATGGGTTGCCAGACTTCGGTCAATCCATGTGGAGCCACGCATTAA
- the LRRC66 gene encoding leucine-rich repeat-containing protein 66 → MDSLRLSVIAVVLYFNLPGSMETKSHQILSDISHHSDCRWDGKFLMNCSFTGISAIPKDVSQTAITADLSYNNIKTFLCTNGSNEEWMLKHLNLSNNLISELSLATFRNLPVLETLNLNGNAISTLTLDIPTPARRSEKYKEAYHLLPALKVLSVERNNLNTIPRGLKMLQSLQTIHLSSNDILQIDLNDFQNCSQLKNIYLQNNKITKIHPDAFKDLNKLQVVDLRGNTLTTLPPQILTDLNIFHLEVDLSNNPWICNCRVKAFKHLIHFLFDSMRKKWNISCNKCANVSQKPLLPLSSFHLNCNDRVSFKTTVIPTGKTIVLNCDLDNTRGNGVSWWTPTGRISKDKSLPHMALDKINNLVIYNADRTVQGFYMCIFNTTRKKSLIYNIAVKEKLSATLVRKTRDTNTVFRQGRTEQGLALAVCLSVFITFVCAFCLGAFARPYLVNLWRLMRRSKNSASEHIYSNQAFPNETLSREHSASIPANTPNDLFICDENSFKNSCTFPTETSSLYESVIYSNVHAPNTEGKYQKQSSNEIKAKQIPVFSNSKATSISNNDYIDVDQNGQFSVRTDCKNSNEVTPRKLTNNDISLCKDSKYASNEDSERSTFPPISSRLNADSYSIHTESSDLDFPFTQETGFPFSGIQTHTNAQYSGNGEITNKSDLLQSEITEATPDSPEWKEMISHNEPLSHTIFMPRTQNCNEELGVNGKISKISDAGDFILPNSCQKETNHENLSAYLTRENSSLAEYYKSEGTNERDDSADILGDSSSDEGTSFTMSDCSSLADFELGQPSNNLPSCQSSLEKADTNNGTSKSSTVPESPSLAAELQHIGKDENTDNASFEATVSYGSDTTVSETESSYPDKCSDHVTVSDSDTISFSSQKVPDMFKCFTNPELTISDSLCKENMSCNDMMLVSSKHSPIYASHIEDTPSEETDLQRYQFPIQPQHFQRFSPTKQKENAAEISAEEHVERSSSEEDHSEGDLTVRRNMNTSENNHFTFTPTDFGLNQIARKASLLCSNIAINESSLQSQPESTTERCVFVTTEKDEGKQVKTPKTRAEKMQKGFSNEECDEDRETQRSTNCCLPEEMQSCNATVDLHHLNSSGKMPSVFNTESDSPLDQSEENAYSSSLPQGFFNESIQYSLWSFPQKTRGNATSRKTDSGETEDDTTLTELENNSTIAVNLQNSSEKFYQKNKTNLAQGHFFVKKKRAFDGFANVLQSRTNCNK, encoded by the exons ATGGATAGCCTTCGCTTGAGTGTCATAGCTGTGGTCCTTTACTTTAATCTTCCTGGATCGATGGAAACCAAGTCACACCAGATTCTCTCTGATATTTCTCACCATTCAGACTGCCGGTGGGATGGGAAGTTCTTAATGAATTGTTCTTTTACTGGAATATCTGCTATTCCAAAAGATGTATCACAAACAGCGATAACAGCTGATTTAAGTTACAACAACATTAAAACATTCCTGTGCACCAACGGCAGCAATGAAGAATGGATGCTGAAACACCTGAATCTCAGTAACAACCTGATTTCTGAACTCTCCTTAGCTACTTTTAGAAATTTACCAGTTTTAGAAACGCTAAACCTCAATGGTAATGCCATCAGCACCCTCACACTGGACATACCTACACCTGCACGTAGGTCTGAAAAGTACAAAGAAGCCTATCACCTCTTGCCTGCTTTGAAAGTATTATCAGTTGAAAGAAACAATCTTAATACAATTCCTAGAG gacTAAAAATGCTGCAGTCTTTACAAACCATCCATTTGTCATCCAATGACATACTACAGATCGATCTGAATGATTTTCAAAACTGCTCACAACTGAAGAATATCTACTTACAAAACAACAAGATAACTAAAATTCATCCAGACGCCTTCAAGGATCTGAACAAATTACAG GTCGTGGATCTTCGTGGAAATACTCTGACAACCCTTCCACCACAGATATTAACCGATTTGAACATATTTCACCTTGAAGTGGATTTGTCAAATAATCCCTGGATATGTAACTGCAGAGTAAAAGCTTTCAAacatttaattcattttctttttgactcaatgaggaaaaaatggaatatttcatgCAATAAATGTGCCAACGTCTCACAGAAACCTCTCCTGCCTCTTTCAAGTTTCCATTTAAACTGCAATGACCGCGTTTCATTTAAAACAACTGTAATCCCAACAGGAAAGACAATCGTACTAAACTGTGACTTGGATAACACAAGGG gcaATGGGGTCTCTTGGTGGACACCTACTGGCAGAATTTCAAAAGATAAGAGTCTTCCTCACATGGCACTggataaaattaataatttagtAATCTACAATGCTGACAGAACTGTTCAAGGgttttatatgtgtatttttaatacaaCAAGGAAGAAATCTCTCATCTACAACATAGCGGTAAAGGAAAAGCTTTCAGCTACTTTGGTTAGAAAAACACGGGACACTAACACTGTTTTTAGACAAGGAAGAACCGAGCAAGGTCTTGCACTGGCTGTCTGCCTCTCAGTGTTCATTACATTTGTTTGTGCTTTTTGTCTGGGTGCTTTTGCTAGACCCTACCTTGTGAACTTGTGGAGACTCATGCGCAGAAGCAAAAACTCAGCTTCAGAACACATTTATTCTAATCAAGCTTTTCCAAATGAAACTCTGAGCAGAGAGCATTCTGCAAGCATACCAGCAAATACACCGAATGATTTGTTCATTTGTGatgaaaattcttttaaaaactcaTGTACTTTTCCTACAGAGACTTCTAGTTTGTACGAAAGTGTCATTTATAGCAATGTACATGCACCAAACACTGAGGGAAAGTACCAGAAACAAAGCAGTAACGagatcaaagcaaagcaaataccAGTGTTTTCAAACAGCAAAGCAACTAGTATCAGCAATAACGATTATATAGATGTTGATCAGAACGGACAATTCTCTGTAAGGACGGACTGCAAAAACAGCAATGAAGTAACACCAAGAAAATTAACAAACAATGACATTTCATTATGCAAAGATTCAAAATATGCAAGTAATGAAGACTCAGAAAGGAGCACTTTCCCTCCCATATCCAGCAGATTGAATGCTGACTCTTACTCAATTCACACTGAATCTTCAGATTTAGATTTCCCCTTCACACAAGAGACTGGCTTTCCATTTTCTGGAATACAAACACATACAAATGCACAATATTCTGGGAACGGTGAGATAACTAACAAATCTGATCTGCTGCAGTCTGAAATTACAGAGGCTACACCAGATTCTCCTGAATGGAAAGAAATGATCTCACATAATGAGCCCCTAAGCCATACAATATTCATGCCCAGAACACAAAACTGCAATGAAGAGCTTGGTGTAAATggtaaaataagtaaaatcagTGATGCGGGAGATTTTATTCTACCCAATAGCTGCCAGAAAGAGACAAATCATGAGAATTTAAGTGCCTACTTAACAAGAGAAAATTCTTCTCTTGCAGAGTATTATAAATCAGAAGGTACTAATGAAAGAGATGATTCAGCAGACATATTAGGTGATAGCTCTTCAGACGAAGGGACTTCATTTACAATGAGTGACTGCAGTTCTTTAGCAGATTTTGAACTGGGACAACCAAGCAACAATCTCCCAAGCTGTCAGTCATCACTAGAAAAGGCTGATACAAACAATGGAACCAGTAAGTCCTCCACAGTGCCAGAGTCTCCAAGCCTTGCTGCTGAACTTCAGCATATTGGAAAAGATGAAAACACAGACAATGCTTCTTTTGAAGCCACTGTTAGTTATGGATCAGATACCACCGTGTCTGAAACGGAATCATCTTACCCTGACAAATGTAGTGATCATGTAACTGTCTCAGATTCTGACACAATCAGTTTTTCTAGTCAAAAAGTTCCTGATATGTTTAAGTGTTTTACCAATCCAGAGTTAACTATTTCTGATTCTCTCTGCAAAGAAAATATGAGTTGTAATGATATGATGTTAGTTTCATCAAAACATTCTCCCATATATGCCTCACATATAGAGGACACTCCTTCCGAAGAGACAGACTTGCAGCGCTATCAATTTCCCATTCAACCCCAGCACTTTCAGAGATTCAGTCCtactaaacaaaaagaaaacgcAGCAGAGATCAGTGCAGAAGAGCATGTAGAGAGGAGTTCCTCTGAAGAGGATCACAGTGAAGGGGACCTTACAGTAAGAAGGAACATGAATACATCTGAGAACAATCATTTTACATTTACTCCCACTGATTTTGGTTTAAATCAAATTGCTAGAAAAGCATCACTACTGTGTTCCAACATAGCCATCAACGAATCATCTCTTCAGTCTCAGCCTGAAAGTACAACTGAAAGATGTGTTTTCGTTACCACTGAAAAAGATGAGGGGAAGCAAGTGAAAACGCCCAAGACTCGtgcagagaaaatgcaaaaaggCTTTAGTAACGAAGAATGTGATGAGGATAGAGAAACGCAGCGTAGCACCAATTGCTGCCTGCCTGAAGAAATGCAGTCCTGCAATGCTACGGTAGATCTGCATCACCTTAACTCTTCTGGAAAAATGCCGTCAGTCTTCAACACAGAAAGTGATTCCCCACTGGATCAGAGTGAAGAAAATGCATATTCCTCATCGCTCCCACAAGGCTTCTTTAATGAAAGCATACAATACAGTTTATGGTCATTCCCACAAAAGACTAGAGGAAATGCAACCTCCAGAAAGACCGATTCCGGTGAGACAGAGGATGACACTACTTTGACAGAACTGGAAAACAATTCCACAATAGCTGTCAATCTCCAAAATTCAAGTGAAAAATTCTATCAAAAAAATAAGACCAATTTAGCTCAGGGTCACTTTTTTGTTAAGAAGAAAAGAGCATTTGATGGATTTGCTAATGTTTTGCAAAGCAGAACAAACTGCAATAAATGA
- the SGCB gene encoding beta-sarcoglycan isoform X2 translates to MREKAVERRNVNKEHNSNFKAGYIPIDEDRLHKTGLRGRKGNLAICVIVLLFILAVINLIITLVIWAVIRIGPNGCDSMEFHESGLLRFKQVSDMGVIHPLYKSTVGGRRNEDLVITGNNQPIVFQQGTTKLSVEKDKTSITSDIGMEFVDPRTQNTLFSTDYETHEFHLPNGVKILNVQKASTERITSNATSDLNIKVDGRAIVRGNEGVFITGKTIEFRMGGNMELKAENSIILNGTVMVSPSRLPSSSYGEQFNNGNWLRFKLCMCADGTLFKVQVTGYNMGCQTSVNPCGATH, encoded by the exons ATGCGTGAGAAGGCTGTGGAGCGCAGGAATGTTAATAAGGAGCACAACAGTAACTTTAAAGCGGGATACATTCCCATCGATGAAGACCGTCTCCACAAGACAGGCTTACGGGGCAGGAAAGGCAACTTGGCCATTTGTGTGAttgttcttcttttcattttggcTGTCATCAATTTGATT ATTACACTTGTTATTTGGGCTGTAATTCGAATTGGTCCCAACGGTTGTGACAGTATGGAGTTTCATGAGAGCGGCTTACTGCGATTTAAGCAAGTTTCTGACATGGGCGTTATACATCCATTATATAAAAGCACTGTAGGAGGTAGACGTAATGAAGATTTGGTGATTACTGGAAATAATCAGCCT ATTGTATTTCAGCAAGGAACAACAAAGCTCAGTGTGGAGAAGGACAAAACTTCTATTACCAGTGACATTGGCATGGAATTTGTTGACCCAAGGACACAAAACACCTTGTTCAGCACAGACTATGAAACTCATGAGTTTCATCTGCCAAATGGAGTTAAAATCTTGAATGTACAAAAAGCTTCTACAGAGAGG ATTACCAGCAATGCAACCAGTGATCTAAACATAAAGGTTGATGGACGTGCTATTGTCCGTGGAAATGAAGGAGTTTTCATTACAGGCAAGACCATTGAGTTTCGCATGGGAGGTAACATGGAACTTAAAGCA GAAAACAGCATTATCCTGAATGGAACTGTGATGGTCAGCCCATCTCGACTGCCAAGTTCTTCTTATGGGGAACAGTTTAATAATGGTAACTGGTTACGTTTCAAGCTCTGTATGTGCGCAGATGGAACACTGTTCAAAGTTCAAGTGACAGGATATAACATGGGTTGCCAGACTTCGGTCAATCCATGTGGAGCCACGCATTAA